A single genomic interval of Camelina sativa cultivar DH55 chromosome 11, Cs, whole genome shotgun sequence harbors:
- the LOC104725457 gene encoding F-box protein At5g49610-like → MDNQKVALFPDEVILQILARLPVKSLFRFKSVCKSWYRLPSDKYFTNLFNQVSVKEQFLVAEVSDSSSLICVDSLRGVTELSLGFLRDRVRIRVSCNGLLCCSSVPQKGVYYVCNPSTREFRKLPRSRERPVTRFIPDGEATLVGLACDLNRNKFNVVLAGYHRSFGQRPDGSFICLVFDSETNKWRKFVSAVEEYSFTHMGKNQAVFVNGILHWLMSGLCYILTFDVEHDVWRKISLPDEIRCGNGGNRVYLLESDGFLSVVQLSDGWIKIWKMIEYETETWSVVDSISLRCIKGLVPGIFPICQTGEYVFLATYKQVLVYNRRSKLWKEMFSLKGSYSLPLWFSAYAFRSTILPCN, encoded by the coding sequence ATGGATAATCAAAAAGTTGCTCTCTTTCCCGATGAGGTGATTCTTCAGATTCTGGCGAGATTACCTGTGAAATCTCTCTTCAGGTTCAAATCCGTTTGCAAATCTTGGTACAGGTTACCCTCTGACAAGTACTTTACTAATTTGTTCAATCAAGTCTCTGTCAAAGAGCAATTTCTTGTGGCTGAAGTATCAGACTCGTCGAGTTTGATCTGTGTGGATAGTCTGAGAGGTGTTACTGAGTTATCATTGGGTTTTCTTAGAGATAGGgtgagaattagggtttcttgtaatggtttgttgtgttgctcTAGCGTTCCTCAAAAGGGTGTTTACTATGTTTGTAATCCTTCGACTAGAGAGTTTAGAAAATTGCCTAGGAGTCGAGAAAGACCCGTTACTCGGTTTATTCCTGATGGTGAGGCGACTCTTGTTGGCTTGGCTTGTGATTTGAATAGGAATAAGTTTAATGTGGTCTTGGCTGGTTACCATAGGTCTTTTGGTCAGAGACCTGATGGGAGTTTCATTTGCTTGGTGTTTGATTCTGAGacaaacaagtggaggaagtTTGTTTCGGCGGTAGAAGAGTATAGCTTCACACACATGGGCAAGAACCAAGCTGTGTTTGTTAATGGGATACTTCATTGGTTGATGAGTGGTTTGTGTTATATACTTACATTTGATGTTGAACATGATGTGTGGAGAAAGATTTCTTTGCCTGATGAGATAAGATGTGGGAACGGTGGTAATCGGGTTTATCTCTTGGAATCCGATGGGTTTTTGTCGGTGGTTCAGTTATCAGATGGGTGGATAAAGATCTGGAAGATGATAGAGTACGAGACTGAAACTTGGAGTGTTGTTGATAGCATAAGTTTGAGGTGTATTAAAGGATTGGTACCTGGAATCTTCCCGATCTGTCAGACCGGTGAGTATGTTTTCTTAGCTACTTATAAACAGGTTTTGGTGTATAACAGACGAAGTAAGTTATGGAAAGAGATGTTTTCTTTAAAAGGAAGCTATTCTCTGCCTTTGTGGTTCTCAGCTTACGCCTTTCGCAGCACCATACTACCCTGTAATTAA